A region of Dioscorea cayenensis subsp. rotundata cultivar TDr96_F1 chromosome 5, TDr96_F1_v2_PseudoChromosome.rev07_lg8_w22 25.fasta, whole genome shotgun sequence DNA encodes the following proteins:
- the LOC120260243 gene encoding LOW QUALITY PROTEIN: dolichol kinase EVAN-like (The sequence of the model RefSeq protein was modified relative to this genomic sequence to represent the inferred CDS: inserted 1 base in 1 codon), whose amino-acid sequence MYRNNRIDALVLFESSHEEALLVTSGLVLYSGDMLAISLFKGVSFLWSIILSSLLFMEHAFVEYGTKSEIHMVLQGMLLGILLFPSFYKSVLYVGCLLTSSNKSGAQLGRGWAYVGISRSMVFYFSLIAMLILIVPAWMMFARGTFYIHPLQWYASFEFVEPLKRTTLCIYWISVICASVFRFYNISKQSKIERILLRKYYHLRLCLSNFSGSRFGAALAVFLDNGNDSTFDRMVWANRLWVILSCVRFMNASLLDHRDSRDSCHQASFFSSTGACALPKWMSSGHNDSSGLVPFAGILSLGVGTQMASMVGHKYGVLRWSKTGSEKTIEGTVAGIASVLVACFVLLHLASAGCYTSQHWVPLLLAVNIEWLIGGDTAQLDNAFIPXVFYSLLCL is encoded by the exons ATGTATCGTAATAACAGAATTGATGCCTTGGTG CTATTTGAATCTTCTCATGAGGAAGCACTCCTGGTCACTAGTGGTCTGGTTCTTTACTCTGGTGATATGCTGGCTATTTCCCTTTTCAAAGgtgtttcttttctttggagTATT ATTCTGTCATCCTTATTGTTCATGGAACATGCTTTTGTTGAATATGGAACTAAAAGTGAAATTCACATGGTTTTGCAG GGAATGTTACTTGGGATTCTCCTTTTCCCTTCATTTTACAAATCTGTCCTATACGTTGGATGTCTTCTAACAAGTTCAAACAAGTCTGGAGCTCAGCTAGGGAGAGGATGGGCATATGTAGGGATCAGCAGATCTATGGTGTTTTACTTTTCTCTGATAGCCATGTTGATTCTGATTGTTCCGGCATGGATGATGTTTGCTAGAGGGACTTTCTATATCCATCCTTTACAGTGGTATGCTTCTTTTGAATTTGT CGAACCCCTTAAGCGAACAACATTATGTATTTACTGGATATCTGTGATTTGTGCATCTGTTTTCCGCTTTtacaatatttcaaaacaaaGCAAGATAGAGAGGATTCTTCTTCGGAAGTATTACCATCTGCGGCTGTGCTTGT CCAACTTTTCTGGATCTCGATTTGGTGCTGCTTTGGCAGTTTTCCTTGATAATGGAAATGATTCGA CTTTCGATCGCATG GTTTGGGCAAATCGCCTTTGGGTCATATTGTCATGCGTGAGATTCATGAACGCTTCTTTACTCGATCACCGTGACTCCAGAGATTCTTGTCATCAGGCT tCATTTTTCTCTTCCACTGGCGCCTGTGCCCTCCCAAAATGGATGAGCTCTGGACATAATGATAGTAGCGGCTTGGTTCCTTTTGCTGGTATCTTAAGCTTAGGAGTGGGGACACAAATG GCTTCTATGGTTGGCCACAAGTATGGTGTTCTCAGGTGGAGCAAAACTGGCAGTGA AAAAACTATCGAAGGTACAGTTGCTGGCATAGCATCTGTCTTGGTGGCATGTTTTGTTCTCCTACATCTTGCATCCGCTGGCTGCTATACTTC GCAGCACTGGGTGCCATTGCTTCTGGCAGTAAACATTGAGTGGCTTATTGGAGGCGATACTGCACAGCTTGATAATGCCTTTATTC TTGTATTCTACAGCCTTCTCTGCCTGTAA